GGCTCGTGCGCCCGCTGTGGCTGTTGCGTCCGGAAGGAAACCTGGGCCCTTCGACGAAGCGAAGAAGACTCGACCGCGTGCAAATCGTCGCCGGCGCGGTTCTCGTGGTCGCCCTCGTCGGTCTCGCCGTCTGGCAAGCGGGATCGATTCGCATTGGATGGTATGTTTGCGCCACGTTCGTGGCCGTCGCCGTGGCTCTTCACCTCGCGGGTGTCGGCCTGGTGAAGGCGGTCTCACCCCTTGCTCGAAAGGCTTACTTTCCGTTGCGGCATGCCGTATTGAACGTGAGCCGGCCGGGAAATCAGACGCGGGTCGTCCTTCTTGCCGTGGGATTGGGGTGCTGTTTCGTGCTGACGGTTCGAAACATTCAGTCGAACCTTCTGGAACAGTTTGCCATCGAGCTTCGCGACGACGCGCCCGACATGTTCTTCATCGACATCCAGCCGGATCAGACTGGGACTCTCGAGGCGCGAGCCCGCCGATTCGGGGCCGATACGGTGAAGCTGGTTCCGGTGCTTCGGGCCCGAGTCGTCGGCGTGGCCGGAGCGGCCGTCCAGCTCGACGACTACGGGGCGGTTCGAGAGCAGGGCTCTCTCGGCCGGGAATACACGATCACCTACCGGGATCATCTCGAGGACAACGAGCGAATTCTCGACGGTGCCTTCTGGGACGGCGCCCACTCTACCGATCCCGAAGTCTCGATCGAGTCGAGCCTCCGCGATCGATATCAGATCGACGTCGGCGATCGGATGACTTTCGACATCATGGGGCGTCGAATCGTTGCGAAGGTTACGAGCATCCGGGACGTCGAGTGGAGCGACGCGCGTAACGGTGGCTTCATGTTCGTGTTCCGCCCGGGCGGGCTCGAGGACGTACCCAACACCTACGCGGGGTTCATCAAGGGGCCTCGCGACCCCATGGAACGGGCTCGGTTCCAGCGTGATCTGGTCGCGGATTACTACAACATCTCGATCGTGGATCTGCGTGATGTGCTGGACGCGCTCGCCCAGGTCGTCGACAAAGTCTCGCTCGCGATTTCCGTGGTGGGGAGCGTGGCGCTCTTATCGGGGGCCATGATCCTTCTTGGCTCGGTGGCGATGACCAAGTATCAGCGACGCTACGAGACCGCAATCTTCCGCACGCTGGGAGCGAGCCGACGCCGGGTGGCGACGATGATGCTCCTCGAGTACGGGACCCTCGGTGCGATCGCCGGGATCATCGGCGCCGTGGGCGGAGGGGTGCTGGCCTTTCTGCTCAGCAACCGCATCCTCGAGGTGCCTTTTCGTCCCGAGCTCGTCTCCAATCTCGCCGCCGTGCTCATCGCCGCTCTCGCCGTGAGCCTCGTCGGAGTCGCGGTCACCCTCGACGTCGTCCGACAAAAGCCGCTCGCGATCCTTCGCGTGGGATAGCGTTCGGCCGGGACCTGGGATAAGCTCCAGGTCGCATATGAAGGGGTCGCGCTCGGTCTCCGGGGCGGATGTCTGGCAAGGCGGCTGGTTCGAGTCGCCCATTTGGGTGACGAAGAAGGATTCGAGACCCGGGCACCCCTGGTTACCGCTTTGGGTCTCGCTCGATGGACACACCAGGTCCGGCTCGATACAAATGGAGCGAGGAAGCGACGAGGACCTCCTCTCCGGACTCGAGGAGATGATTGTCGAGCTCGGACGAAAGCCGAACCGAATCGAGGTTCGCGATCCGACCCTGGCTCGCTTGCTGTCCGATCGTCTCGGGACCGAGATCGACGTCGTGCCC
The Vicinamibacteria bacterium genome window above contains:
- a CDS encoding FtsX-like permease family protein, which codes for GAALLQESKTLTAADVLIWTERPFSENALYIIDEKLEGHGATATTQSIETTTMARPDDDESQVATMIELRAVEEAFPFYGTMELRGGRPYEHSLLRNRGAVVRPELLTRLGVDVGDTIRIGDASFTIRDVIVREAGRSVSMFTMGPRVFIDYADVGSTGLFDFGSRLRRQILVRADGDEVQELVWDLEGALANEFVRVRSFREAGDRLARRLNRGESYLSLAGFVILILGGVGVWSVIRVFIAQKLKSIAVLKCLGATTRQVLLIYVCQVFFLSVVGSAMGLLIAQFAVSLIPSGLGVDLKDVEYGLTSSAVVQGVGVGLLVSALFSLIPLLHVRLVRPLWLLRPEGNLGPSTKRRRLDRVQIVAGAVLVVALVGLAVWQAGSIRIGWYVCATFVAVAVALHLAGVGLVKAVSPLARKAYFPLRHAVLNVSRPGNQTRVVLLAVGLGCCFVLTVRNIQSNLLEQFAIELRDDAPDMFFIDIQPDQTGTLEARARRFGADTVKLVPVLRARVVGVAGAAVQLDDYGAVREQGSLGREYTITYRDHLEDNERILDGAFWDGAHSTDPEVSIESSLRDRYQIDVGDRMTFDIMGRRIVAKVTSIRDVEWSDARNGGFMFVFRPGGLEDVPNTYAGFIKGPRDPMERARFQRDLVADYYNISIVDLRDVLDALAQVVDKVSLAISVVGSVALLSGAMILLGSVAMTKYQRRYETAIFRTLGASRRRVATMMLLEYGTLGAIAGIIGAVGGGVLAFLLSNRILEVPFRPELVSNLAAVLIAALAVSLVGVAVTLDVVRQKPLAILRVG